One Psilocybe cubensis strain MGC-MH-2018 chromosome 9, whole genome shotgun sequence genomic window, GGTAAAGCCTCATCTTCTATCTGAGGGTCCTCATCTGTTTTCAATCTCTTGGATTCAGGCTCCTCCTCCGCGTCGTCAGCCTCACGTTTTCGTTCTCTACACAAACACAGATCAGACATACATATGCAACGAAATCGCGAGCCACATACGATTGACCGGTAgctttttgtgttttttgaaGAACAGCAACGTAGAATCCCCCTGTATCCTGTAGGTGAGGATATATCCTCATCCTAGTCCGATGATAAGCGTATGAAGCAAGGGCAGAAAATTGACAAAAACAAGACATACGTTCGgtctaagtgcagactctcTGCATTTGGGGGTGGCCAGTGACCTGGGGTCATCTTCGCTTTGATTGTACTGTCCGTTGAGGAGTTCATGAACTCTTCGTATGTTGCGTACGTCGTAGCACTGACTCGATCAGCTGATGGATGCCATGTCGACAAGCCAGGTCTACGTTTCAATTCCGGAAGTTTGGAAGAAACATCCACAAGTTCGAAAGCTGAACTGAAATAAGCATCACAAGAGAGACATCAATGAACTTGAGAGTACGCACCTGGATTCGCGGCGAGTGCCTCGGCGATTACAGCCTCGTTTTCCACTGGGTTCAGAGAACAAGTAGAATAGACGATTCTACCGTTGTCTTTGAGGAGGTTCATGGCACGTAGTAGAATGCGAACCTGAAGTCTAAACGATGAAAATTTTCAGGAACTGCCATCCTGTCTGAAAAGATCGAACCACGCACCCATGCAGACCATTACCATCCATCGGCTGCCACGACTTCCAAATACCCATATTCTTCCGTATCGTTCCATCTCCGCTGCACGGCACGTCGCACAGAATCCTATCGAACAGCAAAGGTACTGTCCTCGACCCACCCGCGCGTGTAGGAGTCTTGATTTTGATAGATGGATAGTTCGATGCGTCGAGATTGGTTACCATAAGGGCTGGACTTGGGAGACGAGCAGACTGGTGGATGAGGAGATGTGTGCGCTTGTTGTCGCTGTCATTTGCAAGGAGGAGTCCGGAGGgtattgatgttgatgtcgCGGTATCTTGAGCGTGGAGGGCTTCGAGAATTTGTGCGGTCTGTGGACATGGTCCTGAGCACCGTTTTGTGAATAGTCAAAAACCGAGCACACCTTGGATCCCGGAGCTGCACACATATCCATGGCCTGTACAGCGTCGTGAAATTGAAAGTGAGGAGGGCTCCAAAAGGTTGTTCATCAAGACGCACCAGATGGTGTGGCTCTACTTCAAGCAACAACGGAGGCAGCATACTGACTGCTTCCTGCCGCGAAATATTGCCCTGCGTATTTTTAACCAAATGATCCACCTATTATCTTGTTCATCCACTCACAACTTCGGTTTCAAAGACGAGAAATGAGTGAAATTTCTTGAACTCAGGGGACCTTCGCAGGACTTTTTTGGGTACATTGAAATGCCATGCAAGACCGTCTGGATACCTTGGAAAGATTAGCAGAGGAAAACTACGAAGTAACGCATGAAACCTACCAGGGAATCTGCACCGGCGGTGGTATACGCTGGCCTTCAAAAGTCACATTGCTCAGCGATGGTACGTGGGTATCTTTTATTATTGAGTTTAGTGAGTTGGCGACCCTGATTGGAGTCAGCGTGAGCCTTGATCGTCAAGGAACAGAAGAAACTTGGGCAACTTACTGGCGACTCCCAGCGACACGGAAGGTTGTTGGCAAATGCTGACGCAAAGCATCTACAAAAACATCCCATTCTTCCTCCGGCACGATGTTCTGGGCTTTGTAGTACGCGAAAAGGCGCTCGTTGGACATGTCAATTTTCTCAATGAGATCGGTTCTGTCATCCTTGGGCTTGCGGGCGCCTTTTGctccctttcccttc contains:
- a CDS encoding Multisite-specific tRNA:(cytosine-C(5))-methyltransferase trm4b; this translates as MAKFKKGKGAKGARKPKDDRTDLIEKIDMSNERLFAYYKAQNIVPEEEWDVFVDALRQHLPTTFRVAGSRQVANSLNSIIKDTHVPSLSNVTFEGQRIPPPVQIPWYPDGLAWHFNVPKKVLRRSPEFKKFHSFLVFETEVGNISRQEAVSMLPPLLLEVEPHHLAMDMCAAPGSKTAQILEALHAQDTATSTSIPSGLLLANDSDNKRTHLLIHQSARLPSPALMVTNLDASNYPSIKIKTPTRAGGSRTVPLLFDRILCDVPCSGDGTIRKNMGIWKSWQPMDGNGLHGLQVRILLRAMNLLKDNGRIVYSTCSLNPVENEAVIAEALAANPAFELVDVSSKLPELKRRPGLSTWHPSADRVSATTYATYEEFMNSSTDSTIKAKMTPGHWPPPNAESLHLDRTMRIYPHLQDTGGFYVAVLQKTQKATGQSERKREADDAEEEPESKRLKTDEDPQIEDEALPAPMDVPQDEVKEDEVEEPSVAEEVDMLPESIESETTTPAPEVQTEVNPEINQNRRKKKSQDGGGFKENPYTFLKPDDPILLNCIERLHINSDFPSSNVLVRNPEGDAARSLYLANDIVKNVIVNNNYERIRLTAAGTKVFAKQEAGKGGEAQFRVLGEGLPVILPYVDPATIIKGDMVSLKTLVESYYPLCSNFVDEFREAVEARPTGSHIVRFPLGQHDGTNLTHDLMLPIWKSNVSLTLMIDKKAKSALSLRLFGADITTAGKEGRTNVTQKAGPDESVATAEESEEL